In Pectobacterium brasiliense, the genomic stretch ATACTCCAGAATCTCCCGCCAGGCAGAATCTTCGGACGCACTGCCACGGTGGCATTCATCAATCACAATCAGATCAAAGAAATCCGGTGCCACCTGCTTATAGGCTTTTTGATATTCTTCCGGCCCAGTAATCGCCTGATACAGTGCTAAATGCACTTCATAGGCCGGATCGATAGTACGCCCGGTGACTTTGGTCATCGCCGTGCCGAAAGGTTGAAAATCGTTGTTTTTAGTCTGATCGACCAGAATATTGCGGTCCGCAAGGAACAAAATGCGTTTTTTGTGTTTGGCTTTCCACAGACGCCAGATTATCTGGAACGCCGTATAGGTTTTGCCCGTGCCAGTCGCCATGACCAGTAGAATACGGTTCTTACCTGCCGATACAGCATCAACCGTTCGGTTGATCGCCTGCATCTGATAATAACGGGGAGATTTTCCGCTGCCGTCGTCGTAATAGTCCTGACTGATAACGGGCAGTTGCTCTTGAGTGAACCCTTTCCAGACACAGTATTTTTGCCAGAGCTGTTCAGGTGTTGGGAAATCGCTAAGGGCAATTTCGGATTCGAGCTGCTGCGGATTGGTTTTATCGTGGAAGATGAACCCATCACCGTTGGAGGCAAATACAAAGGGAACATCGAGCAGGCTAGCGTAGTCCAACCCCTGCTGCATCCCTTTGCTGATGGCGTGCTTGTTGGCTTTGGCTTCGATGACTGCAAGCGGCAAGTTCGGCTTGTGGTACAGCACGATGTCGGCAGATTTGACTTTGATACGTGAGGCTAATTTTCCGCGAACCACAATCTTGCCATCACGTAGTTTCACTTCCTGACGAATCTGAGCAAAATCATCCCAGCCAGCATCCTTAATCGTAGGAAGGATAAATTTGGTGATGATATCCGTTTCAGTCAGGTGCGTTTTGTTCACGCCAGCCATAGCAGAGCACTCCACGATATTGGGTTAGCTCTGATTTTACACAGATTAGTGCATCAGGTAATGACCCTAAATGACGTTTTGGACGGTTACTGGCAAAATCATTATTCGCCAGAACAAATTCTGCTGCTTCCCAGCACATGTAGCTGGATAACACTGTAGACAGAATAAAACCAGCTCAGTGCAACATCACTGAGCCGGCAACGTTTATGCTATTGAACTCGCCAGTCGCTAAAGTAATGACTGATGACTGAAGGTTGGTCGAGAGGAGCGGTGGCGGCTATATAGCCATCTGGCCGAACTAACAGGTATTGATCGGAATAGGGGCTACTTCCCGTTTCAACGTGCAGGACATTGACGATATCAGGCAGTGATGCAGGGACAGTCGCCGCGCCGATGATAAGCAAACTGTAATTGCGATAATTTAAATGTGAGTAAATTCTGCCTGGCTGACTGGATTGAGAATCACGCCACATAAAATCATGCAGCCTTTCGCCAACACGCCCGTCGGTTCCATAGCGAACACCCATCCCCGTGATGTAACCCGCACGTTTTTCGACAATCTTGACGTAGTCATCGGCATGGGTGCCCGTCTCTGAGGTTTTGGTTGAACGCACGAGTTCCGCTGACGTTTTTACGACTTCCAGCGCGACCGCTTTTCGCTCCGTTTCGTAACTCTGTAATAGCGTTTGAGGCGCATGATGATGGGTAATCATCGCGATTTTCCAGATGAGGTTAAATGCATCGGCCAATCCGGTATTTAGCCCTTGCCCACCATTTACCGAGTGAATATGGCTCGCATCGCCAGCGATAAATAATTTATTTTCAAGGATATAGTGTTCTGCTACAGACTCTTTAACCGAGAATTGTGAGTACCACTCAATCGACTTGAATTGCAGGCGGTGTGGTTGCAGAGCATGGTTAATTTTATCTATCGCCTGCTGTTGCGTGAAGTCCTCACTCTCCATCTGGATATAGAAACGATCAATCTTACCTTCACGTGGTATCCAGGCGACATCCGCGGTTTCTGCCTGGAAAACAATAATTTCCGGTACTTTTGGGAAATCAGTTTCTATTTCGCCATCAATCACTGCCCAGGTAATTTGTGGTCGAGTGATCTCAAACGGGATAGCAAAGTGTTGGCGCACAAACGATCGTGAACCATCTGCACCAATCAAATACCGGGAACGTACGGTCTCACCGCTGGTGAGCGTGGTGAGACAGCCGTCGTCCTCCAGCACAATATCTTCCACAGAAGTATTACGGCGCACGGCACTATTTAGCTCGGTGAGCTTATTATCGAGTGCTTGTTCCACATAAGCCTGACCAATCATTAAAAAATGCTTGTGAAAACAGCCTTCTAAAGCATCCCACCAGGTCGATTGGCGTGAAATAAATTTACCTTTTGACCAAACTGAGCTGGTATTGCAGGTTTTGCCCAAGGGATAAAGCTCGTCGAATAAACCGATAATTTCAAACAGCTGCAAACTACGGGCGTTTAGTGCATCAGCACGGCCTACCGTTAACGGCCCCGATGATTTATCGATGATGACGGTGCTTAAACCTGATAGCTGAGCAAGATAGGCACAGGCCAGGCCGACAGGCCCGGCGCCGATAATCATGAGATCAACATGCTGTGGTTTCATGACGGTTGCACCAAATGTGGGTTAGTCAGCGGCTGTTTAGCATGGATATGCACTCGGCGCAGATGACGGCCACTCTGGCTGGCATAAGATTCACGACCATGTAATAACGAGTAGTTATCTGCAATGACAATGTCGCCGCTTTGCCATTGGTGAGCATACTGAACCCGTGGATCATATAAGGCATGCTGCAAGCTGCTGAGTAATTGCTCTTGCTCTTCGGGTTCAATACCGGAGAAGTGATAAGTGGACGGGTTCAAGAATTCTTTATCACCAGCAATCGGTGGCTCACAAAAACGAATGACGGGATGAGTGCGGTAAGGGTGTTGCTCGATAATAGGAGCCTGCGCGGTGCTGCTGTATAGCTCGACGGCGCGCTGATACTGACCTGTTGCACGCTGCCACAGCGCTTTGGTTTCGGGTGACGCCAGACGTAACGCCGTGGTGGTACTCGAAAACGTGGTTCGCCCACCCTGCCCTTCGCCAACGGCTGAGACGCATTGAAAGACTTGTAGTTCCGGCACGGTTTTAAGGTACATGCCGTCCCAGTGCAAGGGAACATAGTTATTAGCAAAGATATGGTCGGTCGCATCGGGTTGTTCAACCAGCTCCAACACGGCACCAAATGGCCATTGCATAATGTCACCGATAGCTGCGCAGTATGTTGTTAAATTTTCTGCACTCGTAAAGCTATCAAAGCCACGCAGTACCACTAATTGTTCGTTCTCTACTAATGTACGCAGCCAGGTAGGTGATAATTCACCAATATGCACGCCTGACTGTTTAGGCTCAATACGCACACCAAAATGACAGGTTTCACCTTGGGACTGGGTTAAAGGCTGATAATCAAAGCGATCTTCTAAAGTGAATGAGTCCATTTTACTTCTCCGTGTATTATCCATTGCTGAAAGATCTCTTCAGATAATATCGGCAACAAATATTCAACACCACGGATACAATTTTAATAATTAGGAGGGTTTGAATAGAGAATCACTGCCCTCCTCTTTTCACTACTATCTAATGATGTAATAGACTTTGATACTCCCCCCACAATTAAAAAACCCCAGATAAACCTATCCGGGGTCTTTAAATAACGAGAAAAAACCGTCGCCGCTTCAGGCTTAGCCGCGGTTCTCTTCGATGTAGCGAGCCAAATCTGCTGGGGTTTTCAGAACGGTGGCGACTTCGGTTGGCGGGATCACGCAGCCGTAAACGTCCTGCACTTCCAGCACCAAGTCGACCGCTAGAATAGAGTCGAGAATGTCAGACTCAATCAGCTCATCGTTAAAGCCCACTTTACGGGATAAGATCTTTTCAAACAGCGCGAGTATTTCTTGTTCCATCATTTTTTCCTGAGTCATTAGATCGTGCGGGCATGGCTGTCCAGCAGTTTACGGTCAATTTTGCCGTTAGGATTAAGCGGCAACGCATCTTTGATAATAATTTGGGAAGGCACCATGTAAGGAGGAATCACCTTCGAGAGCGACGTTTTAATTGCTTCTGGCGCTAAGTTCGTCACGCAGAACGCCGCGATGCGCAGAACGCCACCGCCCGATTTCATCAACGGCAGAACCACGGCTTCGCTGATGTCGGATATCGCCAGCAGACGATTTTCAATCTCATTGATTTCAATGCGATAGCCATTCAGTTTGATCTGGCTGTCGTTGCGGCCCTGACAGTACAGCAGTCCGTCTTCATAGCCCAGGTCGCCGGTTCTGTAGCCCCGGAATGCTTCGCTCTCCCGATGCAGCAATTTCTCCGCATTCTCTTTCGCCAGCCCAAGGTAGCCGCGCATGACATTTTTGCCCCAAATGATCAGCTCGCCCTCAGACGTAATTTCCATTCTGGAGTCCGGCATCATCGCACCCACCGGCAGCAGATCGTTTTCACTGTGCAGGATTTCATCGGTGATTTCGATGACGGTAGTTGCGATGGTCGCTTCCGTTGGACCATAGGAGTTGAGAATTTTGGCCTGTGGGAAGCGACGGCGTAACTGTTTGACCAGCGCTTTGTTGAGCACTTCACCAATGAACACGAAGACGTTAAGTTCAGGTAAATATTCACTGTTGAACTGGGGGGAAAGCAGCCTCTGGTAGGCGAAAGAGGGCGTTGACACCCAGACGGAAACGCCGTTTTCTTTCAGGCGATCGAGCCAGTTTTCTGCCGCGATATCCTCTTTCGCATTCAGGACGATGTGCCCTCCAGTAGCCAGATTCGCCAGCAGCGGGATCAAAGAGAGATCGAAACTGAATACTGCATGGTTCATCAGCACTGGCACGTCCGGCAGCGAAAAGTCCTGACGCACCCACTTCATAAAGTGCCACAGACTTTCACGCCCGATCTGCACCCCTTTAGGCTTTCCAGTGCTGCCGGAGGTAAACATGATATAGGCAAGATCCTGCTCGACCAACGCCTGCCCTGCCTCACCGGTAGCAATGAACTGTCGGGTCGCCACATCGTAATAATAAGGCGCGCTCGCCAGGTGGCAAATCTCGTTAAGTCGCTCCTGAGGATAGATGCAGTCCACCGGAATATACGGGATGTTATGCAGCAGACAGCTATAGATCGCCACGGCAAACTCCGCCTGCTGATGCCCATATAACACGACTGGCTGCCCCGCGGGCTGCTGGCAGTGCTGATAGCGATGCGACCAGTCTGCCACAGCAATGGATAGCTGTTGCCAGGTCATTGCTTCATCGCTGCCGCTAATCGCCAACTGCTGTGGATTCGCAGGGTCGAGTAATGCCGCGCGGAGGAAGTCTTGCAGTTCCTGAAGTTCAGAGTGAAGATTCATAGTGGGGACATTCCGCTAAAGATGTAGAGGGAGGCCGCAGCGCTTGCCAGCGTCAGAATTCGACCGATGAACGCAATAACCGGATGATGTAGACAATTGCTCAGCGCCGGGCTGCGTTTGGCAGACCACAGCAGCATGTTGTGAGCAACGGAAATGGCGCCAAACAGTGCGCCGCTGATGACATAGTGTCGTTCAAGCCCGTTCCATGCCCCCATACAAAACAGGGTGCAGAAGATGCCAATATTCTGTGCCAACGTTTTGTTCTGTCGGAAAAAATCGAGCTTCATCAGATTCATATAAATCGGCATAAAGACCACATCCCTCAGCCATTCAGACAGGCTGATGTGAAAGCGTCGCCAGAAATCCTGCGGGTTTTTCGCCAGAATAGGCAGATTGAAGTTCGCCGGAATATTCAGGCCAAATAAGCGCCCTGCCCCGATAGCCATATTGCTGTAGCCAGCAAAATCAAAATAAAGGTAGGCGCTGTAGGCGAGCGACATCACGACACCCACGCTTAACGTAAACGGGCGCTGGCTCCACGACTCAATCACCAGATTATTGATCAGCATGGCAAATAAGAACTTCTGAATGATGCCGGTAAAAATCTGCTCCATCGCCACTAAAAACTGTTCACGGGTCAGCGTGAAGACCGGTTTATTAATGTCATTAACCCATGTCCGCCAGCGATACATCGGACCCGCCAGAATAATAAAAGGCATAAAGAGGTAGCAGAAGTAGTGCAGGAAGTTCTGGCCATCTTTTTTACTGCGATAAAGCAGGACATCAATGGCACGGAAAGTCATAAAGGACAGGCCGATCATGCCCCAGTGGTTGTTGAGGTGTAATTTCACCAAAAATAGCGGCAATAGTGTCAGGCTGACTGCCTGCCAGGTTTTTAACCAGCCTTTCTCTTTTAATGTGACGAGAATGTAGAAGCTTAGGAAAACCGCCACGGGAACAAGGTAATCCCCCTGAAAAATATATCCCCAGCCTAGCACTGCCAATACGGAGAAGGCGGATAAATACGTCAGCCGATAACTGAATACGCGATTAACTAGCGCGAACAGTAACGCCGATGAAAACAGAAGGAAAAAAAACATTCCGGAGCTGTACATCATTCATCCTTCAGAATTTTTGATATTCAAAATGCACTTTTAAACTCATGCTTTCATCAACAGACGTCCATGCAACGATGGTGACTGCCAGAAAGAGATAAAGGAAAAAAAGGCGAATGGCAGTTTTCATCATTTAAAACTCTCTGCAATAAATTGATCCATCGCGACCCATGCCGGCTCGGTTGGGTGCAGGCGGTCCCAATTCCAGCCGTTCTGATAAGGTTGCGCATACATATCAAAATAGCGGACCTGATTTGCGTCCAGCATCGATCTGATCTGGCTATCGACTGGCTGGAATTTCTCGGAATTCTTAATCGCCCACGGATTAATCGGATCGACAATCACCACAAATTGGACGTTGCGCGCTTTCAGCAGTTTGATCGTCGCCGATAACGCCTCCATTTGCGCCGGAACAATCGGTGCATCGTCCCACTCTTCCGGTGTTTTATCGTCGGCAAAAACGGACTTATCCATCCACAATGTGTCTGCACTTTGCTGACGGGACTGATTCAACACCTGAGACTGCGCCAACTCGCGATTCCAGTCAGGAGTCGGATTGACAGTTGCCCGATGTGGCCACGGTTGTGTCGACTGAGGGATAATACGCAGCATCGCCAGCCAGTCGTTTTTTATTAGCTCGCAGAAATTAGCAAATTGATAACTCACTTCCTGCCAGATAAGTTGTGGATCCCAACCATAGATCTTCATTTGGCCGAACGTTAAATGACTAATCTCTTCTTTATCGATATGTTGTAAGTAATTGACCAAAAAGGGTCGTGCCTGATCATCCTGCATCAGGGGATTAAAAATAGAGGCCGGAAAATTATTAGCAAAAATGGCCGGCGGAATACCGTCTGAATAAAAGCTATCGGGTGCCAGCAGCAAAACCACTTTACTGTTCGCGTTAAGTTCATTTTTAAAACGTGAGAGCAGTAAAAAGTGCGTGACGCTATCCACATAGCTATCGCCATAGGCCACAACCGGACGATGTAGCTGGTTATTAAAATAATTATAGACAGCGTAATGTTCATCTTCCGATGTAGAGACCTCGGAAGCCCCGAGAAAGAAAATCGCATTTCCCTGTAATGCATGGGAAATCGTGGCTATCTTTTCCTTTTGTTCTTTTGCCGTCCCTTCCATCGTGTTAATCAGTGGCTGGAATGTCAGCGCCGGATCAACGCTCTTCACCAGCGAGGGAACGCTAAGAAACAGGATGGCAAGGGTCGCCATCAGGATATGTAGGCAGAGAGTATTTTTGATTTTCATTATAAAGTAAGGCTACATGATATTTATTGTTTGAAAGTTGTGAATTTTTATCTTCACAGTAAATCGTTCCCTGTATTTTTGGATTATATACCAGGCTTATCGCCGATGATGAGCGTTGCTGTGTAACGGTATGTACAGTGTTTATGTCCGTCACAGAATAAGGCTGACGAGCCCCGCGCGATCGAGGCAGGAGAAGGGTTCTCCTACATCCATTATCACTTACGTGGTTTGAATATGCGTTAGTAAAGAGCGGTGACGGGCCCCATGCGTTCAGATTTGTTAGGGGTTTTAGGGATGATGATGTTCAAGAATCCTTGGTGCGATGAATAAGTACGAATAGCGTCATCCAGGCTTTCCTTTTTATTTCATCTGACAAACCATTCTCTTAATGTTAACTTAATGTATTCGCAATATTACGGATTCGCTCGTTATTCCTCCTCACGTTTTACAGGGCTATACGTAATTGAAAAAACTAAAAGGAGAATCGATGAAAAATTATCAGGCCACTCTCCCTCGGTTATTAATCGTCTCAATAACCCTGTTTGTTATCGCCTGCTCATCCAGCACGAAAAAATCCCCTACTGATGAAACGCCAGCGTGTATGAAATATCGTTCTATGATGACGGCACCCTTGCCACCAGCGGAAATGATGAGGCTAAAAAATCAGTGCGAGCAATCAAGGCATTAATGCGGTGGTATGTTCATCAGAGCCAGCATAGATCCGATGTATTTTACAAAACATACCAACGCCTTCGAATAAATCCACTCCCCCTCAAGGTAACGCTAGCCAAGTAGCGGTCATTATTGAAAATGGCCGCTATTCTCTTCAATTCGCTGCCCGTTCTAAATCGCCATAGAATGAATATGGATAGCCATTTTCCAGCCATTCAGCATCGTCAATAACGCAAACATCATCTTCTACATAAATATCTGATGCCATTATTTTTATTGCGAAACCATTAGTTTTGTATTCCGAGCGGAAATTATCATAGGTAATTTCGCCTCTACCGAAATAGTCTTTGAGTTCTTCCC encodes the following:
- a CDS encoding FAD-binding protein, whose translation is MKPQHVDLMIIGAGPVGLACAYLAQLSGLSTVIIDKSSGPLTVGRADALNARSLQLFEIIGLFDELYPLGKTCNTSSVWSKGKFISRQSTWWDALEGCFHKHFLMIGQAYVEQALDNKLTELNSAVRRNTSVEDIVLEDDGCLTTLTSGETVRSRYLIGADGSRSFVRQHFAIPFEITRPQITWAVIDGEIETDFPKVPEIIVFQAETADVAWIPREGKIDRFYIQMESEDFTQQQAIDKINHALQPHRLQFKSIEWYSQFSVKESVAEHYILENKLFIAGDASHIHSVNGGQGLNTGLADAFNLIWKIAMITHHHAPQTLLQSYETERKAVALEVVKTSAELVRSTKTSETGTHADDYVKIVEKRAGYITGMGVRYGTDGRVGERLHDFMWRDSQSSQPGRIYSHLNYRNYSLLIIGAATVPASLPDIVNVLHVETGSSPYSDQYLLVRPDGYIAATAPLDQPSVISHYFSDWRVQ
- a CDS encoding TauD/TfdA family dioxygenase, with product MDSFTLEDRFDYQPLTQSQGETCHFGVRIEPKQSGVHIGELSPTWLRTLVENEQLVVLRGFDSFTSAENLTTYCAAIGDIMQWPFGAVLELVEQPDATDHIFANNYVPLHWDGMYLKTVPELQVFQCVSAVGEGQGGRTTFSSTTTALRLASPETKALWQRATGQYQRAVELYSSTAQAPIIEQHPYRTHPVIRFCEPPIAGDKEFLNPSTYHFSGIEPEEQEQLLSSLQHALYDPRVQYAHQWQSGDIVIADNYSLLHGRESYASQSGRHLRRVHIHAKQPLTNPHLVQPS
- a CDS encoding acyl carrier protein, whose protein sequence is MEQEILALFEKILSRKVGFNDELIESDILDSILAVDLVLEVQDVYGCVIPPTEVATVLKTPADLARYIEENRG
- a CDS encoding AMP-binding protein; translated protein: MNLHSELQELQDFLRAALLDPANPQQLAISGSDEAMTWQQLSIAVADWSHRYQHCQQPAGQPVVLYGHQQAEFAVAIYSCLLHNIPYIPVDCIYPQERLNEICHLASAPYYYDVATRQFIATGEAGQALVEQDLAYIMFTSGSTGKPKGVQIGRESLWHFMKWVRQDFSLPDVPVLMNHAVFSFDLSLIPLLANLATGGHIVLNAKEDIAAENWLDRLKENGVSVWVSTPSFAYQRLLSPQFNSEYLPELNVFVFIGEVLNKALVKQLRRRFPQAKILNSYGPTEATIATTVIEITDEILHSENDLLPVGAMMPDSRMEITSEGELIIWGKNVMRGYLGLAKENAEKLLHRESEAFRGYRTGDLGYEDGLLYCQGRNDSQIKLNGYRIEINEIENRLLAISDISEAVVLPLMKSGGGVLRIAAFCVTNLAPEAIKTSLSKVIPPYMVPSQIIIKDALPLNPNGKIDRKLLDSHARTI
- a CDS encoding cytochrome c552, which translates into the protein MYSSGMFFFLLFSSALLFALVNRVFSYRLTYLSAFSVLAVLGWGYIFQGDYLVPVAVFLSFYILVTLKEKGWLKTWQAVSLTLLPLFLVKLHLNNHWGMIGLSFMTFRAIDVLLYRSKKDGQNFLHYFCYLFMPFIILAGPMYRWRTWVNDINKPVFTLTREQFLVAMEQIFTGIIQKFLFAMLINNLVIESWSQRPFTLSVGVVMSLAYSAYLYFDFAGYSNMAIGAGRLFGLNIPANFNLPILAKNPQDFWRRFHISLSEWLRDVVFMPIYMNLMKLDFFRQNKTLAQNIGIFCTLFCMGAWNGLERHYVISGALFGAISVAHNMLLWSAKRSPALSNCLHHPVIAFIGRILTLASAAASLYIFSGMSPL
- a CDS encoding D-alanyl-lipoteichoic acid biosynthesis protein DltD, producing the protein MKIKNTLCLHILMATLAILFLSVPSLVKSVDPALTFQPLINTMEGTAKEQKEKIATISHALQGNAIFFLGASEVSTSEDEHYAVYNYFNNQLHRPVVAYGDSYVDSVTHFLLLSRFKNELNANSKVVLLLAPDSFYSDGIPPAIFANNFPASIFNPLMQDDQARPFLVNYLQHIDKEEISHLTFGQMKIYGWDPQLIWQEVSYQFANFCELIKNDWLAMLRIIPQSTQPWPHRATVNPTPDWNRELAQSQVLNQSRQQSADTLWMDKSVFADDKTPEEWDDAPIVPAQMEALSATIKLLKARNVQFVVIVDPINPWAIKNSEKFQPVDSQIRSMLDANQVRYFDMYAQPYQNGWNWDRLHPTEPAWVAMDQFIAESFK